In Cotesia glomerata isolate CgM1 linkage group LG3, MPM_Cglom_v2.3, whole genome shotgun sequence, one genomic interval encodes:
- the LOC123261035 gene encoding actin-binding Rho-activating protein-like: MSSVLFESLSDKVALFNKQATSHELSQQQNPFTSGMNLEKPKFSKEEYGRPAAGSLSDIRGRKATAHILKEILELCDVIYQNGQPCKDDPNITGITFGDLFNIYVAISDKCVGLLLRARKQGFVQFEGEVLFQRRDDDVPIFLVKPIAEIRQTLKEKIEESKRETMFH, encoded by the exons ATGTCTTCGGTATTATTC gaatCATTGAGTGACAAAGtagcattatttaataaacaagcTACCAGTCACGAACTAAGTCAACAACAGAACCCTTTCACAAGTGGTATGAATCTCGAAAAACCGAAGTTTTCCAAAGAAGAGTATGGcag aCCAGCAGCGGGATCGCTGTCAGATATTCGCGGGCGTAAAGCAACAGCTCATATTCTCAAAGAAATCCTTGAACTCTGTGATGTTATTTATCAGAACGGACAACCTTGCAAAGATGATCCAAATATAACTGGCATTACTTTTGGagatttattcaatatttatgtGGCGATCAGTGACAAATGTGTAGGGCTGTTACTGAGAGCTAGAAAACAAGGCTTTGTTCAATTTGAGGGCGAAGTTCTTTTCcag agACGTGACGACGATGTACCAATTTTTCTAGTTAAACCGATCGCAGAAATAAGGCaaacattgaaagaaaaaattgaagaatcgAAGCGCGAAACAATGTTTCACTGA